In one window of Carassius auratus strain Wakin chromosome 28, ASM336829v1, whole genome shotgun sequence DNA:
- the LOC113047486 gene encoding fibroin heavy chain-like, with the protein MTARMYFSLIAVFFCLFRYFSIARAIQRRTTVKPGQCPIPEMIPLCADSCFNDGQCPATQKCCPTTGGFACSEPRGQGRGQATCHGNGSGQGSGYGQGAGQGSGYGQGAGQGAGQGSGYGQGAGQGAGQGSGYGQGAGQGSGAGAGQGSGAGAGQGSGYGQGAGAGQGSGYGQGAGAGQGSGAGAGQGSGAGAGQGSGYGQGAGAGQGSGAGQGAGAGQGSGYGQGAGAGQGSGYGHGAGAGQGSGTGAGQGSGAGQGAGAGQGSGYGQGAGAGQGSGAGAGQGSGYGQGAGAGAGQGSGQGKCRGCGKGQCRL; encoded by the exons ATGACAGCTCGAATGTATTTCTCGTTGAttgctgtttttttctgtctgtttagaTACTTCAGCATAGCTCGCGCTATTCAAAGACGAACCACAG TGAAGCCAGGTCAATGTCCCATACCGGAGATGATCCCACTCTGTGCTGATAGCTGTTTcaatgatggccagtgtcctgccacacagaaatgttgcccaaccaccggtggctttgcatgcagtgaaccGCGTGGCCAGGGAAGAGGTCAGGCAACTTGCCATGGAAACGGttctggccagggaagcggctatggccagggcgcgggtcagggaagcggctatggccagggcgcgggacagggcgcaggacagggaagcggctatggccagggtgcGGGAcagggcgcaggacagggaagcggctatggccagggcgcag gacagggaagcggcgctggagcaggacagggaagcggcgctggagcaggacagggaagcggctatggccagggcgctggagcaggacagggaagcggctatggccagggcgctggagcaggacagggaagcggcgctggagcaggacagggaagcggcgctggagcaggacagggaagcggctatggccagggcgctggagcaggacagggaagcggcgctggccagggcgctggagcaggacagggaagcggctatggccagggcgctggagcaggacagggaagcggctatggccatggagcaggagcaggacagggaagcggcactggagcaggacagggaagcggtgctGGCCAGggagctggagcaggacagggaagcggctatggccagggcgctggagcaggacagggaagcggcgctggagcaggacaaggaagcggctatggccagggcgctggagcaggagcaggacagggaagtggtcaagGGAAGTGTCGGGGATGTGGCAAAGGTCAATGTCGCCTTTAG